The Xiphophorus hellerii strain 12219 chromosome 5, Xiphophorus_hellerii-4.1, whole genome shotgun sequence genome window below encodes:
- the tmem187 gene encoding transmembrane protein 187: MRSALLHVTVPLIFCAALVNTNLFGEVEVDLTYEHYAERAAENMPALLVMPFNCLVNVAYIFMGLYWLLWRSGVAETEQSCYLRQVFALMAVFYAPVQWTRLATMRRAPAVLDQWLTLPIFAWVPVWIDFIERAPGKWRASHAAALELCSVASYGLALAHQRGFEVALGCHVALALYRGARVQVARGDSRTAGYFLLAGLSCAGFVVLKLLDHWLARYWVFQSLTGHFWSKVCDVLQFHYSFRFLTALTDKALRKTAAQQR, encoded by the coding sequence ATGAGGTCGGCTCTGCTTCACGTGACGGTACCACTCATATTCTGCGCTGCTTTGGTGAACACGAACCTGTTCGGTGAAGTTGAAGTGGACCTGACTTACGAACATTACGCAGAAAGAGCGGCTGAAAACATGCCTGCGTTGTTGGTAATGCCGTTCAACTGTTTGGTTAACGTGGCGTACATCTTCATGGGACTGTACTGGCTGCTCTGGCGCAGCGGCGTTGCGGAAACGGAGCAAAGCTGCTACTTGCGACAAGTCTTCGCCCTCATGGCCGTTTTCTACGCACCAGTCCAGTGGACGCGCCTGGCGACGATGCGGCGCGCTCCCGCGGTGCTGGACCAGTGGCTCACCTTGCCCATCTTCGCGTGGGTCCCCGTGTGGATCGATTTCATAGAGCGCGCGCCGGGGAAGTGGCGCGCGTCGCACGCGGCGGCGCTCGAGCTGTGCTCCGTCGCCAGCTACGGCTTGGCGCTCGCGCACCAGCGCGGCTTTGAGGTGGCGCTGGGCTGTCACGTCGCGCTGGCGTTGTACAGAGGAGCCCGCGTGCAGGTGGCGCGCGGAGACAGCCGCACAGCGGGCTACTTCCTGTTAGCTGGGCTGTCCTGTGCAGGGTTCGTGGTGCTGAAGCTGCTGGATCACTGGCTGGCTCGGTACTGGGTCTTCCAGAGTCTCACGGGACACTTCTGGTCCAAAGTGTGTGACGTGCTGCAGTTCCACTACAGCTTCCGCTTCCTGACTGCGTTAACAGACAAGGCGctgagaaaaactgcagcacagcagagGTGA
- the LOC116720733 gene encoding dnaJ homolog subfamily A member 3, mitochondrial-like, which yields MACSASRLTTRLLRASVSPFSGRLLFAPSRHGKALHPAVLPPHRGRIAVGLSSWAPRSVVTLRALSGVKCPHGVTCHPFHSSCRLPNKQDFYETLGVARTASQKEIKKAYYQLAKKYHPDTNPDDPEAKEKFAKLAEAYEVLSDEVKRKQYDTYGAAAFDPNRTGAGQQQYYRAGGATIDPEELFRKIFGEFTGGMGFGDFSNMFDQRPEYVMDLTFSEAAKGASRQLSVNLDEDCPRCGGRGNEPGTRVSQCGYCSGSGVESVNTGPFMMRSTCRRCGGKGTIIITPCALCRGSGQTKRKQSVTVPVPAGVENGQTVRLAVGSKEILITFRVQKSSVFRRNGADIHSDAFISIAQAVLGGTATTPGLHDTISIAIPSGCQADQVIRLQGKGIRRMNSYSYGDHYVHIKIKVPTKLSRRQRSLLLSYAEEETDVQGSVNGVNPSAGGGSSASDSSTKSTSSEEETQDKQKEEGGFFSKLKKMFS from the exons ATGGCGTGCTCCGCTAGCCGGCTGACAACACGCTTGTTGCGAGCTTCTGTTTCGCCTTTCTCCGGGCGCCTCCTCTTTGCCCCAAGCAGACACGGAAAGGCTCTCCACCCGGCAGTCTTGCCCCCTCACCGGGGACGGATAGCGGTCGGCTTGAGCTCCTGGGCTCCCCGTAGCGTGGTGACATTGAGGGCTCTGTCAG GAGTGAAATGCCCCCATGGCGTCACCTGCCACCCCTTCCACTCCAGCTGCAGACTCCCAAACAAACAGGACTTCTATGAGACCTTGGGTGTCGCTCGCACTGCTTCACAGAAAGAGATCAAGAAGGCTTACTATCAG TTGGCTAAAAAGTACCATCCAGACACAAACCCAGATGACCCGGAGGCAAAAGAGAAGTTTGCAAAGCTGGCTGAAGCCTATGAG GTGCTGAGCGATGAGGTGAAGAGGAAACAGTACGATACGTACGGAGCTGCGGCCTTCGACCCGAACCGAACTGGAGCGGGCCAGCAGCAGTACTACCGAGCAGGGGGGGCCACCATAGACCCCGAAGAGCTCTTTAGGAAGATTTTTGGAGAGTTTACGGGGGGCATGGGCTTTGGAGACTTCAGCAACATGTTCGACCAGCGGCCTGAG TATGTGATGGACCTCACGTTTTCCGAGGCAGCGAAGGGGGCGAGCAGGCAGCTGAGCGTGAACCTCGACGAGGACTGCCCTCGATGTGGCGGCAGGGGCAACGAGCCGGGCACCCGGGTGTCTCAGTGCGGCTACTGCAGCGGCTCCGGAGTG GAGTCGGTCAACACTGGACCCTTCATGATGCGCAGCACGTGTCGAAGGTGCGGCGGGAAGGGGACCATCATCATCACGCCATGCGCGCTGTGTCGAGGGTCGGGCCAAACCAAGAGGAAACAGAGCGTGACGGTGCCGGTGCCGGCAG GTGTGGAAAATGGTCAGACAGTGCGCTTGGCTGTTGGGTCAAAAGAAATCCTTATTACATTTAGA GTCCAGAAAAGCTCGGTATTTAGACGGAATGGAGCCGACATCCACTCTGACGCTTTCATCTCCATTGCCCAGGCCGTCCTGGGAGGAACAGCCACAACACCGGGCCTGCATGACACCATCAGTATAGCA ATCCCTTCTGGCTGTCAGGCTGATCAGGTGATCCGCTTACAGGGCAAAGGCATTCGGAGGATGAACAGCTACAGTTATGGAGATCATTACGTTCACATCAAGATTAAAGTACCAAC GAAGTTATCTCGACGGCAGCGGTCTTTGTTGCTAAGCTACGCAGAGGAGGAGACGGATGTTCAGGGGTCGGTCAACGGCGTCAACCCTTCAGCAG GAGGGGGCAGCAGCGCCTCAGACTCCAGCACAAAGTCGACATCATCTGAGGAGGAGACGCAGgacaaacagaaagaggaaggagGCTTCTTTTCCaagctaaagaaaatgtttagctAA